A window from Akkermansia muciniphila encodes these proteins:
- a CDS encoding SdpI family protein, whose product MLTYYAAVSSRLPARVAVHFNEYGIPTRFEDKDGMDALLGLIGLGILGFLIGKILRLIILLPIHFSRNENNRQIGARIATYAEFFLVGLFSYLCLAIQKTSLTNTVSLGDTAKVIFISMNIFLLLLANVCPKITPNKWFGIRTPYAFSSDGAWVSVQRLGGRLLFCGSLFNILVTLLLPGSFPAIFIFNMASLLLQALIILLWKPRRNRTEPPSSSDSGVC is encoded by the coding sequence ATGCTGACTTACTATGCAGCCGTATCGTCACGGCTGCCCGCCCGCGTCGCCGTCCATTTCAATGAATACGGCATTCCCACCCGTTTTGAGGACAAGGACGGCATGGACGCCCTTCTGGGACTCATTGGCCTGGGAATCCTCGGCTTCCTCATCGGGAAGATTCTCCGTCTGATCATCCTTTTGCCCATTCATTTCAGCAGGAATGAAAATAACAGGCAGATTGGTGCGAGGATAGCCACGTACGCGGAATTCTTCCTGGTCGGACTGTTTTCCTATCTTTGCCTGGCCATTCAAAAGACAAGCCTGACAAATACGGTCAGCCTGGGAGACACGGCCAAAGTCATCTTCATAAGTATGAACATATTTCTTCTGCTCCTGGCCAACGTTTGTCCCAAGATAACTCCCAACAAATGGTTCGGAATACGCACCCCTTACGCCTTCAGTAGTGATGGAGCATGGGTAAGTGTTCAGCGCCTGGGCGGCAGGCTTCTATTCTGCGGAAGCCTGTTCAACATCCTTGTGACGCTTCTCCTGCCCGGCTCCTTTCCTGCAATCTTCATTTTTAACATGGCCTCCCTTCTGCTTCAGGCATTGATCATACTTCTTTGGAAGCCCCGCAGGAACAGGACGGAACCTCCATCTTCATCTGACAGCGGCGTTTGTTGA
- a CDS encoding glycoside hydrolase family 31 protein: protein MRSFSNIPEKRKTPPLRGRLVKWEYTNAVSKITLSVCIADAGIVRVTYFTGPVPEDEPSYAVSPAYEAPGAEIREHDEAGVHVIETSLLRIRIRTEEQKVDFYDIVTDEPLLADEGGFGRESKDWTGDARVWIRKKLQETEHFFGLGDKPCALNLRGKYFSMWGADHYDFHEESDPLYKSIPFFLSLRDGKAYGLLFDNTCRSYFDFGATDEKVLTFGSFGGLMNYYFIYDRRPLDIVAAYTRLTGTPELPPLWALGYHQSKWSYYPDKAVYNLVERFRDLGIPCDAVHLDHHYMEKKEGFTWDKYNFPDAAGMVRSLEEDGVKTVLIVNPGVKINPASPVWAEGLERNYFCRRAEGSLLSEEVWPGLCNFPDFTAPAVRSWWADLFRHDLREVGVRGLWNDMNEPVIFPDRTFPMDTRHEYDGMPCSHEKAHNIYGQCMAEASWLGMKRHAPDRRPFLLSRSGFAGLQRFAATWTGDNRSNWEHLKLANFQCQRLAASGISFAGADAGGFMGHPTPELFCRWMQMAAFHGLFRNHSSGEFGGQEPWVFGQEVTGYVKAAIEGRYRLLPYIYTQFRRYAETGMPVLRSLALQCHENRDTYWRGAEYFFGDHLYVVPIHEPQEGGRFLYIPEGVWYSYHTDRLMEETGKDVWVKCPLSFLPVYVRGGAVVPHWPVQQHAGELPRPPLSLDVWWAPEAEATSHLYEDAGDGYGYRNGECAMHEFLYRGGSSSLELGWKCVGDACAFHESAEVVLHGLPAGIPVSALMDGVPCSGVARDGRVWRIPVRAKFETLSVSWAGE, encoded by the coding sequence ATGCGCTCCTTTTCCAACATCCCTGAAAAGCGGAAAACGCCCCCTCTCCGGGGGCGGCTCGTTAAATGGGAGTATACGAATGCCGTTTCTAAAATAACTCTCAGCGTGTGCATTGCGGACGCCGGAATTGTCCGCGTGACGTATTTCACCGGACCGGTGCCCGAAGACGAGCCCAGTTATGCCGTGAGTCCCGCGTATGAGGCCCCGGGAGCGGAAATCCGGGAGCATGACGAAGCGGGAGTGCATGTCATTGAAACATCCCTGTTGCGGATACGCATCCGCACGGAGGAGCAAAAGGTGGATTTTTACGATATTGTCACGGATGAGCCCCTGCTGGCGGATGAAGGCGGCTTTGGCCGGGAGTCCAAGGACTGGACGGGGGACGCCCGCGTGTGGATACGGAAAAAACTCCAGGAAACGGAGCACTTCTTCGGCCTGGGGGACAAGCCCTGCGCCCTGAACCTCCGGGGCAAGTATTTTTCCATGTGGGGGGCGGACCATTATGATTTCCATGAGGAGTCAGACCCCCTGTACAAGAGCATCCCGTTCTTCCTGAGCCTCCGGGACGGGAAAGCGTACGGCCTGCTTTTTGACAATACCTGCCGCTCCTACTTCGACTTCGGCGCTACGGATGAAAAGGTGCTGACCTTCGGTTCGTTTGGGGGCCTGATGAATTATTATTTCATTTACGACCGCCGCCCGCTGGACATCGTGGCCGCCTACACCCGCCTTACCGGCACGCCGGAACTGCCGCCGCTGTGGGCGCTGGGCTACCACCAGTCCAAATGGAGCTATTACCCTGACAAGGCGGTGTACAACCTGGTGGAGCGTTTCCGGGACCTGGGCATTCCGTGTGACGCCGTCCATCTGGACCACCATTACATGGAGAAGAAGGAGGGGTTCACGTGGGACAAGTATAATTTTCCGGATGCGGCGGGCATGGTCCGCTCCCTGGAGGAGGACGGGGTGAAGACGGTCCTGATCGTGAATCCCGGCGTGAAGATCAATCCGGCCAGCCCGGTCTGGGCGGAGGGCCTGGAACGTAATTATTTCTGCCGCCGGGCGGAAGGCAGCCTTTTATCGGAGGAAGTCTGGCCCGGACTCTGCAATTTCCCGGATTTCACGGCTCCTGCCGTCCGGAGCTGGTGGGCGGACCTGTTCCGGCATGACCTCCGGGAGGTAGGCGTGCGCGGACTATGGAACGACATGAACGAACCGGTCATTTTTCCGGACCGCACGTTCCCGATGGATACGCGGCATGAATATGACGGCATGCCCTGTTCCCATGAAAAGGCCCATAACATTTACGGGCAGTGCATGGCGGAAGCCTCCTGGCTGGGCATGAAACGCCACGCGCCGGACAGGCGCCCCTTCCTGCTGTCCCGCTCCGGTTTTGCCGGGCTCCAGCGGTTTGCCGCCACCTGGACGGGGGACAACCGTTCCAACTGGGAGCACTTGAAGCTGGCCAACTTCCAGTGCCAGCGGCTTGCCGCCTCCGGCATTTCCTTTGCGGGGGCGGATGCGGGGGGCTTCATGGGCCATCCCACCCCGGAGCTGTTCTGCCGCTGGATGCAGATGGCCGCGTTCCACGGCCTTTTCCGCAATCATTCCTCCGGGGAATTCGGCGGGCAGGAGCCCTGGGTGTTCGGCCAGGAGGTGACTGGATACGTGAAGGCCGCCATTGAAGGGCGGTACCGCCTTCTTCCCTATATCTATACCCAGTTCCGCCGTTATGCGGAAACGGGCATGCCCGTGCTGCGCTCCCTGGCGCTGCAATGCCATGAGAACCGGGATACCTACTGGCGCGGAGCGGAATATTTCTTTGGGGACCATTTGTACGTCGTCCCCATCCATGAGCCGCAGGAAGGAGGGCGTTTCCTGTATATCCCGGAAGGCGTCTGGTATTCCTACCACACGGACAGGCTGATGGAGGAGACCGGAAAGGACGTGTGGGTGAAGTGCCCGCTTTCCTTCCTCCCCGTATACGTCCGCGGCGGGGCGGTAGTGCCTCACTGGCCCGTCCAGCAGCACGCGGGCGAGCTGCCGCGGCCTCCGCTGTCGCTGGACGTCTGGTGGGCTCCGGAGGCGGAAGCGACCTCCCACCTGTATGAAGACGCCGGGGACGGCTACGGGTACAGGAACGGGGAATGCGCCATGCATGAGTTCCTGTACCGCGGCGGCTCAAGCTCCCTGGAACTGGGCTGGAAGTGCGTGGGGGACGCCTGCGCGTTCCATGAGTCCGCGGAAGTGGTCCTGCACGGCCTGCCGGCGGGGATTCCCGTCAGCGCATTGATGGATGGAGTCCCGTGCAGCGGCGTGGCCAGGGATGGCCGGGTATGGAGAATCCCGGTGAGGGCCAAATTTGAGACTCTTTCCGTGAGCTGGGCGGGGGAATAA
- a CDS encoding autorepressor SdpR family transcription factor: protein MNNPSSLQPTLRALADPTRREILEILKNGAMPAGEIAEHFSITGAAISRHLSVLKEADLVRDHREGKFIFYDVNLSVLQEILVWIGNFKAARETSSGKWNKIIGTQPNH, encoded by the coding sequence ATGAATAATCCCTCTTCCCTGCAACCTACGCTCAGAGCCCTGGCTGACCCCACGCGCCGTGAAATTCTGGAAATACTTAAAAACGGCGCCATGCCGGCCGGAGAAATCGCGGAACATTTCAGTATTACCGGAGCCGCTATCTCCCGCCACCTGTCTGTTTTAAAAGAAGCCGACCTCGTCCGCGACCACAGGGAAGGCAAATTCATCTTTTACGATGTCAACCTGAGCGTTCTCCAAGAAATACTGGTCTGGATAGGCAATTTCAAGGCGGCCCGCGAAACATCCTCCGGAAAATGGAACAAAATCATCGGAACCCAGCCCAATCATTAA
- a CDS encoding chorismate-binding protein encodes MDISTLTSGALIRHPSRGLLLGTGPFRESAAPPESGPAFYVNTFRLDDPQPWKIPTALHSIPEPEGALPPAPEIRWAEPSPDAYAQVFAEIIEQIASGQLVKSVPATPQFGEMQAPHVPRELILRAVNGSTVHYPYAWWTEQEGFCGATPETLFHQQGRRLATMALAGTARPEDEGVFINDDKEIREHEIVAGSILSRLSPYGSVTRTSRGVLNLDTLIHFVTHLTLEADAPMPPDHWIRLLHPTPALGSQPRTEKTLAQLDDWRSRLRCPAHFGAPFGFLEDGDFFCLVGIRSLYWQGQRLALCTGGGVVASSTLTHEWRELKLKRDTVRHSFQLP; translated from the coding sequence ATGGACATAAGCACGCTGACTTCCGGAGCCCTGATCAGACACCCTTCCCGCGGACTGCTTCTCGGAACCGGGCCGTTCCGGGAATCAGCCGCGCCCCCGGAATCCGGTCCCGCCTTTTACGTCAACACGTTCCGGCTGGACGACCCGCAACCCTGGAAGATACCCACCGCCCTCCACTCCATTCCGGAACCCGAAGGCGCCCTGCCCCCCGCTCCGGAAATCCGGTGGGCGGAACCGTCACCGGACGCGTACGCCCAGGTTTTTGCGGAAATCATTGAACAAATCGCTTCCGGGCAGCTGGTGAAAAGCGTTCCCGCCACGCCCCAGTTCGGAGAAATGCAGGCTCCCCACGTTCCACGGGAACTCATCCTGCGGGCCGTCAACGGTTCCACGGTTCATTACCCCTATGCCTGGTGGACGGAGCAGGAAGGCTTCTGCGGAGCCACTCCGGAAACCCTGTTCCACCAGCAGGGCCGCCGCCTGGCGACCATGGCCCTGGCCGGAACGGCGCGCCCCGAGGACGAGGGGGTGTTCATCAATGACGACAAGGAAATCCGCGAGCATGAAATCGTGGCAGGGAGCATCCTTTCCCGCCTGTCCCCCTACGGCAGCGTCACCAGAACGTCCCGCGGCGTGCTGAACCTGGATACCCTGATTCACTTCGTCACGCACCTCACCCTGGAAGCGGACGCCCCCATGCCCCCGGACCACTGGATACGGCTGCTGCACCCCACCCCGGCCCTGGGGTCCCAGCCCCGCACGGAAAAGACGCTGGCCCAACTGGACGACTGGCGTTCACGCCTGCGCTGCCCGGCCCATTTCGGTGCCCCCTTCGGATTCCTGGAGGACGGGGACTTCTTCTGCCTGGTGGGTATCCGGTCCCTGTACTGGCAGGGACAGCGGCTGGCGCTATGCACCGGAGGGGGAGTCGTGGCCTCCTCCACCCTGACGCATGAATGGCGGGAGCTGAAATTAAAGAGGGATACCGTCAGGCACAGTTTCCAGCTTCCGTAA
- the def gene encoding peptide deformylase, with protein MLLEIAQYGSPVLKEKCRPVEHFDEGLKALAENMLETMYAAEGIGLAAPQVSIPVQLVVIDIPQEEESVTWLKVNGEDKELSDIMPLMFANPVLEPYGPMHPFHEGCLSVLKIRASVVRPDFVKATVLLIDGREVTIDCNGLLARCLQHECDHLNGILFVERVSSAQKITLRNKLKRLATGY; from the coding sequence ATGTTGTTGGAAATCGCACAGTATGGAAGTCCGGTATTGAAAGAAAAATGCCGTCCCGTGGAACATTTTGACGAAGGCCTGAAAGCTCTGGCGGAAAACATGCTGGAAACCATGTACGCCGCGGAAGGAATCGGCCTGGCGGCTCCGCAGGTGAGCATTCCCGTTCAACTGGTGGTGATTGACATTCCCCAGGAGGAAGAATCCGTGACGTGGCTGAAAGTGAACGGGGAAGACAAGGAGTTGTCCGACATCATGCCCCTGATGTTCGCCAATCCCGTTCTGGAGCCTTACGGTCCCATGCACCCTTTCCATGAAGGCTGCCTGAGCGTGCTCAAGATACGCGCCTCCGTCGTGCGACCGGATTTTGTCAAAGCTACGGTGCTTCTGATAGATGGCAGGGAAGTGACGATTGACTGCAACGGGCTGCTGGCAAGGTGCCTGCAGCACGAATGCGACCATTTGAACGGCATCCTGTTTGTGGAGCGCGTTTCTTCCGCCCAGAAGATCACCCTGCGCAATAAATTGAAGCGCCTGGCAACCGGGTATTGA
- a CDS encoding MotA/TolQ/ExbB proton channel family protein, with protein sequence MNFIKDCIIFFQAGGVFMYPLAACSILLIAAVIYRMFNMKRSIICPARLIRAVEQYTGGSLERGELEKIAAASNSVEGRLVLEALNSPLEDEASLKEMIQVKAREEFVMLQAGLPLLDMIVMIAPMFGILGTASGLVQIFSVFGMDESHGMIAQGIAQALNTTIAGLAIATPAVIAHVYYSRKLERISASMEVLLTELISFRCHHPQH encoded by the coding sequence ATGAACTTTATCAAGGATTGCATCATATTCTTCCAGGCAGGCGGCGTCTTCATGTATCCGCTGGCGGCCTGTTCCATCCTCCTCATTGCGGCCGTCATTTACCGCATGTTCAATATGAAGAGGAGCATCATCTGCCCCGCCAGGCTGATCCGGGCCGTGGAACAGTACACCGGCGGCTCCCTGGAGCGCGGTGAGCTGGAGAAGATCGCCGCGGCTTCCAATTCCGTGGAAGGCCGCCTGGTGCTGGAGGCACTGAATTCCCCCCTGGAGGATGAAGCCTCCCTGAAGGAGATGATCCAGGTGAAGGCCCGTGAAGAATTCGTGATGCTCCAGGCGGGCCTCCCCCTGCTGGACATGATTGTAATGATTGCCCCCATGTTCGGCATTCTGGGGACGGCCAGCGGCCTGGTACAGATTTTCAGCGTGTTCGGCATGGATGAAAGCCACGGCATGATTGCCCAGGGGATTGCCCAGGCGCTGAATACGACGATCGCCGGCCTTGCCATCGCCACTCCCGCCGTAATCGCGCACGTTTATTATTCCCGCAAGCTGGAGCGCATCTCCGCCTCCATGGAAGTCCTGCTGACGGAGCTGATTTCCTTCCGCTGCCATCATCCCCAACACTGA
- a CDS encoding cell envelope integrity protein TolA, whose product MSFKQRRRNGLFRVSWGMCLLLSVLVHLFLLAGSYLVPEEWLVSPRPPEAEKRQVVVSARMVKKVEAPQEGRRQAPEERQPSIVKTSEEQESATRPETPKFQSNRNTRAEGGRKDPDSSRDMPAQDGVERENGEIVLFDQERQDGDMSHEREGNKEAAPGASANVPPQPLEPSMPPAGHPDSMDPSSNKTGAPGKSSEEGLARQNRRPAQERAMQLPHAVTLPRPGGPEKPDPLEELARSIAKGAENPHLNLPNLNLPPNTRPVQKQPLYDPMFNAESQPGFKTHEQKTKQTGKFSFGRRPTLDVEATPMGMYQAMVYRAIGEQWYRQCDLNRDLIVTGTVRIRILIGKNGKVSSMRQTSRVGASEVQKSFTFLAIKLARLPAMPPEVKSTLVGESLEMYFDFNF is encoded by the coding sequence ATGAGTTTCAAGCAACGACGGCGAAACGGACTGTTCCGGGTTTCCTGGGGCATGTGCCTGCTGCTGTCCGTGCTTGTGCACCTGTTTTTACTGGCGGGAAGCTACCTGGTTCCGGAGGAATGGCTGGTTTCCCCGCGGCCGCCGGAAGCGGAAAAGCGGCAGGTGGTGGTGAGCGCCCGCATGGTGAAGAAGGTAGAGGCCCCGCAGGAGGGCCGGAGACAGGCGCCGGAGGAACGCCAGCCTTCCATCGTGAAGACCAGTGAGGAGCAGGAGAGCGCCACCAGGCCGGAAACGCCCAAATTCCAGAGCAACAGGAATACGCGGGCGGAAGGCGGCCGCAAGGACCCGGACAGCAGCAGGGATATGCCTGCGCAGGACGGCGTGGAGCGTGAAAACGGAGAGATTGTCCTTTTTGACCAGGAGAGGCAGGATGGCGATATGAGCCACGAGCGGGAAGGCAACAAGGAGGCCGCTCCCGGGGCTTCCGCCAACGTTCCGCCCCAGCCCCTGGAGCCGTCCATGCCTCCCGCGGGGCATCCGGATTCCATGGACCCTTCCTCCAACAAGACAGGCGCGCCCGGCAAATCAAGCGAGGAAGGCTTGGCCCGGCAGAACCGCCGCCCCGCGCAGGAAAGGGCCATGCAGCTTCCCCATGCGGTGACACTGCCCCGGCCCGGCGGCCCGGAAAAGCCGGATCCCCTTGAGGAGCTGGCCAGGAGCATTGCGAAGGGAGCCGAAAATCCCCATCTGAATCTTCCGAACCTGAACCTGCCCCCCAATACGCGCCCGGTGCAGAAGCAGCCCCTGTATGACCCCATGTTCAATGCGGAGAGCCAGCCCGGCTTCAAGACCCATGAGCAGAAGACCAAGCAAACGGGCAAATTCAGTTTCGGGCGCCGTCCCACGCTGGATGTGGAGGCTACGCCCATGGGCATGTACCAGGCGATGGTTTACCGGGCCATCGGGGAGCAGTGGTACCGCCAGTGTGACTTGAACCGGGACCTGATCGTTACCGGGACCGTGCGCATCCGCATCCTGATCGGCAAGAATGGCAAGGTCTCCTCCATGCGTCAAACTTCCCGCGTGGGGGCCAGTGAGGTGCAGAAATCCTTCACTTTCCTCGCCATTAAGCTCGCGCGGCTTCCCGCGATGCCGCCGGAAGTGAAGAGCACGCTCGTCGGGGAGTCCCTGGAAATGTATTTCGACTTTAATTTCTAA
- a CDS encoding ExbD/TolR family protein yields MQFYRKKARTMGVPIVPMIDILTILLIFFIVHTQWKKPQSLLKIDVPGAEFMEGAPSAEQRAVLAVTGESSISLNGNLVEMKELAAALEALKKENPEVKLQLDVDKKAEFGVIVGIWDALTSVGIDAGDVPARIEINKSGAR; encoded by the coding sequence ATGCAGTTTTACCGCAAGAAAGCAAGAACCATGGGGGTGCCGATTGTCCCCATGATTGACATTTTAACCATTCTGCTCATCTTTTTCATTGTCCATACCCAGTGGAAAAAGCCGCAGTCCCTGCTGAAGATAGACGTTCCGGGCGCGGAGTTCATGGAAGGGGCTCCTTCCGCGGAACAGCGCGCCGTTCTGGCCGTGACGGGGGAATCCTCCATTTCCCTGAATGGGAACCTGGTGGAGATGAAGGAGCTGGCAGCCGCCCTGGAAGCCCTGAAGAAGGAAAATCCTGAGGTCAAGCTGCAGCTTGACGTGGATAAGAAGGCGGAGTTTGGTGTCATTGTAGGCATTTGGGATGCGCTGACATCTGTGGGTATTGACGCAGGGGATGTTCCTGCCAGAATAGAAATCAACAAGTCCGGCGCCCGGTAA
- a CDS encoding glycosyltransferase codes for MSTIRVLTLGWEFPPLVNGGLGIACLGLSKALAKKVNLRVIVPKADPSALFDGFQLTGLNNVSYREVEQVDQKYSYDSFALVEHAPIELDPYTTVEGESGTVQFTKEGRITFSRTHEADLQLFKNKEDLYAGDLALKVIQFSKIAVKVAMQQDFDIIHAHDWMTYLAGVEVKKATGKPLVVHLHASQFDRAGADARGWIYDIEKFGMEQADAVIPVSKYTGTIASGHYAIDPHKIFPIHNGADPVKVFKGKKKFPEKLVLFLGRLTAQKGPGFFLQIAAKVLEQTDDVRFVMAGTGEKLRQLIESGAFKGVGDKFHFTGFLNKDKVNDLLSITDIYCMPSVSEPFGLSALEAAQFNIPAVISKQSGVAEVMKGALKADFWDVNKMAEHIVHLCTDEELYRKVVEQSTEDIKASTWDAAADKVIRVYEHVLNR; via the coding sequence ATGAGCACAATCCGAGTTCTTACATTAGGATGGGAATTCCCACCCCTGGTTAACGGGGGGCTGGGCATTGCCTGCCTTGGCCTTTCCAAGGCGCTGGCAAAAAAAGTGAATTTAAGGGTGATCGTTCCCAAAGCCGATCCCTCCGCCCTTTTCGACGGGTTCCAGCTCACTGGCCTCAACAATGTCTCCTACCGGGAAGTGGAGCAGGTGGACCAGAAATATTCCTATGACAGCTTCGCCCTGGTGGAGCATGCCCCGATTGAACTGGACCCCTACACCACGGTGGAAGGGGAATCCGGCACCGTGCAGTTCACCAAGGAAGGCCGCATCACCTTCTCCAGGACGCATGAAGCTGACCTCCAGCTGTTCAAGAACAAGGAAGACCTCTATGCCGGAGACCTGGCCCTGAAAGTCATCCAGTTCTCCAAAATAGCGGTGAAAGTGGCCATGCAGCAGGATTTTGACATCATCCATGCCCATGACTGGATGACCTACCTGGCCGGGGTGGAAGTGAAAAAAGCCACGGGCAAGCCCCTGGTGGTTCATCTGCACGCCTCCCAGTTTGACCGCGCCGGGGCGGACGCCCGGGGCTGGATTTACGACATTGAAAAATTCGGCATGGAACAGGCGGACGCCGTCATTCCGGTCAGCAAATACACGGGCACGATCGCCAGCGGGCACTATGCCATTGACCCCCACAAGATTTTCCCCATCCACAACGGAGCGGATCCCGTCAAGGTGTTCAAGGGAAAGAAAAAATTCCCGGAAAAGCTCGTGCTCTTCCTGGGGCGCCTCACGGCCCAGAAAGGCCCGGGCTTCTTCCTGCAAATCGCCGCCAAGGTGCTGGAACAGACGGACGACGTACGCTTCGTCATGGCCGGTACCGGGGAAAAACTCCGCCAGCTGATTGAATCCGGCGCATTCAAGGGGGTGGGAGATAAATTCCACTTCACCGGATTCCTGAACAAGGACAAGGTCAATGACCTGCTCTCCATCACGGACATCTACTGCATGCCGTCCGTCTCGGAACCCTTCGGCCTTTCCGCCCTGGAAGCGGCCCAGTTCAACATACCCGCCGTCATCTCCAAACAATCCGGCGTGGCGGAAGTCATGAAAGGAGCCCTGAAAGCGGACTTCTGGGACGTCAACAAGATGGCGGAACACATCGTGCACCTCTGCACGGATGAGGAGCTGTACCGGAAAGTGGTGGAACAGAGCACGGAAGACATCAAGGCTTCCACCTGGGACGCCGCCGCGGACAAGGTCATCCGGGTTTATGAACACGTGCTGAACCGCTGA
- a CDS encoding single-stranded DNA-binding protein, with the protein MANLNKVFLMGNLTADPELRYTPKGTAVTDIRLAINRYYAGDNSERQEETTFVDVTLWNRQAEVAGNYLSKGRGVFVEGRLQLDSWEDKASGQKRTKLRVIGENIQLFPRGGEGDMGGAPRQQSQGAPRSSNYGQSQPRPAQNYNPPPMPSNNQSSNDFGDMDDEIPF; encoded by the coding sequence ATGGCCAATCTCAACAAAGTCTTCTTAATGGGCAACCTGACCGCTGATCCCGAACTGCGCTACACCCCCAAGGGCACCGCCGTCACGGACATTCGCCTTGCCATCAACCGCTACTATGCGGGCGACAACAGCGAACGCCAGGAAGAAACCACCTTCGTGGACGTCACCCTCTGGAACCGTCAGGCGGAAGTGGCCGGCAACTACCTCAGCAAGGGCCGCGGAGTCTTTGTGGAAGGACGCCTGCAACTGGACTCCTGGGAAGACAAGGCCTCCGGCCAGAAGCGCACCAAGCTGCGGGTAATCGGTGAAAACATCCAGCTCTTCCCCCGCGGCGGTGAAGGCGACATGGGCGGCGCTCCGCGCCAGCAGTCCCAGGGCGCTCCTCGCTCCAGCAACTACGGGCAGTCCCAACCCCGCCCGGCCCAGAACTACAATCCTCCCCCCATGCCGTCCAACAATCAGTCTTCCAACGACTTTGGAGATATGGACGACGAAATTCCATTCTAA
- a CDS encoding glycoside hydrolase family 57 protein, which translates to MSNISLTFVAHQPNRLIHYDFFKIGEHAFYEDDDLNARVLSTVAERCYFPATRLMKQLIELTEGKFRFGLALSGVILEQALYHRPDLIAAFKELAETGCVDFLVMPYYNSLASVYSPQEFAEQIEEHRELLKKLFRQESDVLMNTGMLYSNAIAAQAETLGFKGIMADGNPAMLKGFTSNEVFLAPWVYNTTTIFRNRELSNDLAIMRTDPEWPEYPLSPTTFADWLTHQQGSVTTLSMDYETLGERQSDATGVFEFWRTMILACLDAGNRFMTPSEVVQEIKPVSVCECTQEMTCSTFGTMSHWNGNVMQDEAIRKIYRLEKPVKAANDKDLTHVWRKLQSADHFHYMQKENSFTPYASAFDAYIYYMNALADLQIRVKRESQNAPVPAAVS; encoded by the coding sequence ATGAGCAATATTTCCCTCACTTTCGTGGCACACCAGCCCAACCGGCTGATTCATTACGATTTCTTCAAAATTGGAGAACACGCCTTTTATGAAGATGACGATCTGAATGCCCGCGTGCTCAGCACAGTGGCGGAACGCTGCTATTTCCCGGCCACCCGGCTGATGAAGCAGCTCATTGAACTGACGGAGGGCAAATTCCGTTTCGGGCTGGCCCTCAGCGGCGTCATTCTGGAACAGGCCCTGTACCACAGGCCGGACCTCATCGCCGCCTTCAAGGAACTGGCGGAAACCGGCTGCGTGGACTTTCTGGTGATGCCGTACTACAACTCCCTGGCCTCCGTCTATTCCCCCCAGGAATTCGCGGAACAGATTGAAGAACACCGGGAACTTCTCAAAAAACTTTTCCGCCAGGAATCAGACGTGCTGATGAACACCGGGATGCTGTACTCCAACGCCATTGCGGCGCAGGCGGAAACGCTCGGATTCAAAGGAATCATGGCGGACGGCAACCCTGCCATGCTCAAGGGATTCACCAGCAATGAAGTATTTCTGGCTCCGTGGGTGTACAACACCACTACCATCTTCCGCAACCGGGAACTCTCCAATGACCTGGCCATCATGCGGACTGATCCGGAATGGCCGGAATACCCGCTTTCCCCCACCACCTTCGCAGACTGGCTGACGCACCAGCAGGGCAGCGTCACCACCCTGTCCATGGACTATGAAACGCTGGGCGAACGCCAGTCCGACGCTACGGGCGTCTTTGAATTCTGGCGCACCATGATTCTCGCCTGCCTGGACGCGGGCAACCGGTTCATGACCCCGTCCGAAGTAGTGCAGGAAATCAAGCCCGTCTCCGTCTGTGAATGCACCCAGGAAATGACCTGCTCCACCTTCGGAACCATGTCCCACTGGAACGGCAACGTCATGCAGGATGAAGCCATCCGCAAAATCTACCGGCTGGAAAAACCGGTGAAGGCGGCCAATGACAAGGACCTCACCCACGTCTGGCGCAAGCTCCAGAGTGCGGACCACTTCCATTACATGCAGAAGGAAAACTCCTTCACCCCGTATGCCTCCGCCTTTGACGCGTACATTTACTACATGAACGCTCTGGCGGACCTTCAAATCCGCGTTAAAAGGGAATCACAGAACGCTCCGGTCCCTGCGGCAGTCTCCTAA